A region from the Sulfuriferula thiophila genome encodes:
- a CDS encoding ABC transporter substrate-binding protein — MNRIWIFVILVLLGGCDQHVWNDPYPARERSANIMYSSFEERPKHLDPAQSYSSNETEIISQIYEPPLQYHYLKRPYTLIPQTLSAMPSVTYLDVAGHVLPHDAAPASIAQTVYELHVRPGIYYQPHPAFARDKNGQLRYGHLRPDELAHIRDWQDFKQLGTRELIAADYVYEIKRLASPQINSPILGLMAEYIVGLKTYADTLAAQTRHLPEHAYLDLSRYPLAGAEVVDRYTYRIKLNGKYPQFLYWLAMPFFSPVPPEVDQFYHQAGMAERNFTLDWHPVGTGPYQLSVNDPNRQMVLTRNPAYHGETYPTSGEPGDAAAGLLRDAGKPLPFIDTMVFSLEKESIPYWNKFLQGYYDLSGISSDSFDQAVQINAQGEPQLTDAMRQQGMALVTAVTASNRYMGFNMQDGVVGGLSERARKLRQAISIAVDYEEFISIFVNGRGIPAQGPIPPGIFGYDGSTAGFNPVVYHLVNGRVERRPVSDALHLLAEAGYPNGRDAKTGAPLVLYFDTAATGPDAKSRLDWMVKQFAKLNIQLVVRSTDYNRFQDKMRRGNAQIFEWGWNADYPDPENFLFLLYGPNMKVGKNGENAANYQNPQFDALFDRMKYLDNTPERLAIIRHMVGIVQEDSPWIFGFFPKAFSLRQAWVSPTKPNVIANNTLKYRKIDPTLRQQLRDKWNQPVLWPVFALLALVVALLLPAIWAWRQRERSLAK; from the coding sequence ATGAATCGGATCTGGATATTTGTCATATTGGTGCTATTGGGAGGATGTGATCAGCATGTCTGGAACGACCCTTATCCAGCGCGTGAGCGTAGCGCGAACATCATGTATTCCTCGTTCGAGGAGCGTCCCAAGCACCTTGATCCGGCACAATCGTATAGCAGTAATGAAACCGAGATCATATCGCAGATTTATGAGCCGCCGCTGCAGTATCACTATCTGAAACGGCCCTACACGTTAATTCCGCAAACACTGTCAGCCATGCCCAGTGTGACCTATCTGGATGTGGCAGGGCATGTGCTGCCGCATGACGCTGCACCGGCCAGCATTGCTCAGACTGTGTATGAACTGCATGTACGTCCCGGCATCTATTATCAACCTCATCCTGCTTTTGCGCGGGATAAAAACGGCCAATTGCGCTATGGGCATTTACGCCCTGATGAGCTGGCGCATATCCGTGATTGGCAGGATTTTAAGCAGCTTGGTACACGAGAGTTGATAGCTGCTGATTATGTCTACGAAATTAAACGTCTGGCATCACCGCAGATCAACTCACCGATTCTGGGTTTGATGGCCGAGTATATTGTCGGACTTAAAACCTATGCAGACACCCTCGCTGCACAAACCCGGCACTTGCCAGAGCATGCCTATCTGGACTTGTCGCGCTATCCGCTGGCCGGGGCAGAAGTGGTTGATCGTTATACTTACCGCATTAAACTCAATGGCAAATATCCACAGTTCTTGTACTGGCTGGCGATGCCGTTCTTTTCCCCTGTTCCGCCTGAAGTTGATCAGTTTTACCACCAAGCGGGTATGGCCGAGCGCAATTTCACGCTGGACTGGCATCCTGTTGGCACGGGCCCCTATCAACTCAGCGTAAATGACCCTAATCGGCAAATGGTACTTACACGTAATCCCGCCTACCATGGTGAGACTTATCCCACTTCGGGTGAGCCAGGGGATGCCGCAGCCGGTCTGTTGCGCGATGCTGGCAAGCCGTTGCCGTTCATAGATACGATGGTGTTCAGCCTGGAGAAGGAAAGTATCCCGTATTGGAACAAATTCTTGCAAGGCTATTACGACCTGTCAGGGATCAGTTCGGATAGTTTTGATCAGGCTGTGCAGATCAATGCACAAGGTGAACCGCAATTGACCGATGCCATGCGCCAGCAGGGAATGGCGTTAGTGACGGCTGTCACTGCATCCAATCGTTATATGGGTTTTAATATGCAAGACGGCGTGGTTGGCGGATTATCCGAACGCGCGCGTAAATTGCGGCAAGCGATTTCTATTGCAGTCGATTACGAAGAGTTTATCTCGATATTTGTGAATGGTCGCGGCATACCTGCTCAAGGACCGATACCCCCCGGTATCTTTGGCTACGATGGCAGTACGGCAGGGTTTAATCCCGTGGTATATCATTTGGTGAATGGTCGCGTTGAGCGCCGTCCTGTCAGTGATGCGTTGCATTTACTGGCTGAAGCTGGCTACCCCAACGGGCGCGATGCAAAAACGGGTGCACCATTGGTGTTGTATTTCGATACGGCTGCAACCGGACCGGATGCCAAGTCCCGACTGGACTGGATGGTGAAGCAGTTCGCCAAATTAAACATCCAGCTGGTGGTGCGCAGCACGGATTACAATCGCTTTCAGGACAAGATGCGACGCGGTAATGCGCAGATATTTGAGTGGGGCTGGAACGCGGACTATCCTGATCCGGAAAATTTCCTGTTTTTATTGTATGGACCGAATATGAAAGTTGGTAAGAACGGGGAGAACGCTGCCAATTATCAGAATCCCCAGTTTGATGCGCTGTTTGATCGTATGAAATATCTGGACAATACGCCCGAACGCTTGGCGATTATTCGCCATATGGTTGGGATAGTGCAGGAAGATTCGCCCTGGATATTTGGTTTCTTCCCCAAGGCATTCAGTTTGCGTCAGGCATGGGTTTCACCCACCAAACCTAATGTCATTGCGAATAACACATTGAAATACCGGAAAATTGATCCGACATTGCGCCAGCAGCTCCGTGATAAATGGAATCAGCCGGTACTGTGGCCTGTCTTTGCGTTGTTGGCGCTGGTTGTGGCTTTGCTGTTGCCGGCCATATGGGCGTGGCGGCAGCGTGAGCGGAGTCTGGCTAAATGA
- the fabI gene encoding enoyl-ACP reductase FabI: protein MGFLQDKRILITGLISDRSIAYGIAQACRREGATLAFTYQGEKIKDRVAALAKEFDSDIVLPCDVASDDEINQLFADLGKEWDSLDGIVHAIAFVPKVALTGDYLDAVTREYFQIAHDISSYSFAALAKAGLPMMQGRNAAMLTLSYLGSIRSVPSYNVMGLAKASLESNVYYMAQSLGPKGIRVNAVSAGPIKTLAASGIGGFSKILNHVEKHSPLRRNVTIQEVGNTSAFLLSDLASGITGEITYVDAGFNTTVGASFD, encoded by the coding sequence ATGGGATTCCTCCAAGACAAACGCATACTCATTACAGGCCTGATCAGTGATCGTTCTATCGCTTACGGCATCGCTCAGGCATGTCGTCGCGAAGGCGCAACCCTGGCCTTTACCTATCAGGGTGAAAAAATCAAGGATCGTGTTGCCGCCCTGGCCAAAGAGTTTGATAGTGACATCGTATTACCATGTGATGTCGCCAGCGATGACGAAATAAACCAGCTATTCGCTGATCTGGGTAAAGAATGGGATAGCCTCGATGGTATCGTGCACGCGATTGCATTCGTACCTAAAGTTGCACTGACGGGTGATTATCTCGATGCCGTTACCCGCGAGTATTTCCAGATAGCGCATGACATCAGCTCCTACAGCTTTGCTGCACTTGCCAAAGCCGGTTTGCCGATGATGCAGGGTCGTAACGCTGCCATGCTGACATTGTCCTATCTTGGTTCGATACGCTCCGTACCAAGTTATAACGTCATGGGCTTAGCCAAAGCCAGCCTGGAATCCAATGTGTACTACATGGCGCAAAGTCTGGGACCCAAAGGCATTCGCGTCAATGCTGTTTCCGCAGGCCCAATCAAAACTTTGGCAGCAAGTGGTATCGGCGGCTTCAGTAAAATATTAAACCATGTGGAAAAACATTCACCGTTACGTCGTAACGTCACGATTCAAGAAGTCGGCAATACCTCCGCATTTTTGCTCTCAGACCTGGCAAGCGGTATTACCGGCGAAATCACCTATGTGGATGCTGGCTTCAATACCACGGTAGGCGCCAGTTTCGACTGA
- a CDS encoding SurA N-terminal domain-containing protein — MLDSIRERTHGWLAKVILALITIPFALFGIDSYFNNRGGDTTVATVNGDKISRQAFDRALKDQRAELSASMGASFDPAVLDDPKIRQSILDDLIKQQLLVGSAHKVGMVVSDAKLAKFIGEIPAFQENGQFSNTRYEQLLRQQGMTVGEFERRVRQELLLNDMRVAFSQSAFMPASVAKLFSAAFDQQREISSFKISASAFLPQVKITPAQIKTYYDAHQAEYSVPAQARFEYAVLSLDNMAQQIAVDDAAIKQYYDQNLAKYSEPEQRQARHILIAVTPADDAAKRAEAKAKAEQIFKQVSASPASFAELAKQNSADPGSAAQGGDLGWFPRNAMVKPFADTVFSMKQGEISAPVATDFGYHIIQLTGVKPAQARSFDSVKAEIKIELQKQQAGKLFADAAERFSNQVYEQSTELKSTAAALGIKLVTSDWIARKGGANAGVLNSPKMLQAMFSDDVLKNKRNSEAVEVAPNTLVSARLAEYKPASVQGLATVSAAIELLLTQQQARALAKQHGEAMLAQLKAGKEPGDLHWGGFQLVSRSHAESVPAALVEGIFAADEKLMPGYIGAADADGGYQLVRVTRVMPTPAPDAMKLKAMQGQLANIVAQQAFSDYLAGLSRVAKIDIKAAAIEKTAQ, encoded by the coding sequence ATGCTAGATTCGATTCGTGAGCGTACCCATGGTTGGTTGGCTAAAGTTATTTTAGCGTTAATTACCATTCCCTTTGCGTTATTTGGAATTGATTCATATTTTAATAATCGTGGTGGTGACACTACGGTAGCAACAGTCAATGGTGACAAAATCAGCCGCCAGGCGTTTGACCGTGCGCTTAAAGATCAACGGGCAGAATTATCTGCATCCATGGGGGCGAGTTTTGATCCTGCGGTGCTGGATGATCCTAAAATTCGCCAATCCATACTGGATGATTTGATCAAGCAGCAGCTATTGGTCGGGTCTGCCCATAAAGTGGGGATGGTGGTCAGTGACGCCAAATTGGCAAAATTTATCGGCGAAATACCTGCATTTCAGGAAAACGGTCAATTTTCCAATACACGTTATGAGCAATTGCTGCGCCAGCAGGGGATGACAGTTGGCGAGTTTGAGCGTCGTGTACGTCAGGAGTTGCTGCTGAATGATATGCGTGTTGCATTTTCGCAATCTGCATTTATGCCGGCAAGTGTTGCTAAACTGTTTTCTGCCGCATTTGATCAGCAGCGTGAAATCAGTTCATTTAAAATTAGTGCATCTGCATTCCTGCCCCAGGTAAAGATCACCCCGGCGCAGATCAAAACATACTATGATGCGCATCAGGCTGAATACAGTGTTCCTGCACAAGCCAGGTTCGAATATGCAGTATTATCATTGGATAACATGGCGCAGCAAATCGCTGTGGATGATGCCGCTATTAAGCAATACTACGACCAAAATCTCGCTAAATACAGCGAACCTGAACAACGTCAGGCACGTCATATACTGATTGCGGTGACACCTGCGGATGATGCCGCTAAGCGGGCTGAAGCCAAGGCGAAAGCGGAGCAGATATTCAAGCAGGTAAGTGCTTCACCTGCTAGCTTTGCTGAACTGGCAAAGCAAAATTCGGCTGATCCGGGTTCGGCTGCTCAAGGTGGCGATTTGGGATGGTTTCCGCGTAATGCAATGGTTAAACCCTTTGCAGATACCGTTTTTAGTATGAAGCAGGGCGAAATTAGTGCTCCTGTTGCTACTGACTTTGGTTACCATATCATTCAATTGACCGGTGTCAAACCCGCGCAGGCACGCAGTTTCGATTCCGTTAAGGCAGAGATTAAAATTGAGTTGCAAAAGCAGCAGGCCGGTAAACTCTTCGCAGATGCGGCTGAGCGTTTCAGCAATCAGGTGTATGAGCAATCTACCGAACTAAAATCTACTGCTGCGGCGCTGGGGATTAAGCTGGTTACTTCTGACTGGATAGCCCGTAAGGGTGGCGCTAATGCCGGGGTGCTGAATTCACCTAAGATGCTGCAAGCAATGTTTTCGGACGATGTGTTAAAGAACAAGCGGAATAGCGAAGCAGTGGAAGTCGCACCGAACACCTTGGTCTCAGCGCGTTTGGCTGAATACAAACCTGCCAGTGTGCAAGGGCTTGCGACCGTCAGTGCAGCGATAGAGTTGTTATTAACACAGCAACAGGCGCGTGCCTTGGCAAAACAGCATGGCGAAGCTATGCTGGCGCAATTAAAGGCAGGTAAAGAGCCCGGCGATCTTCATTGGGGTGGCTTTCAGTTAGTGAGTCGCAGTCATGCCGAGAGTGTGCCCGCTGCCCTAGTGGAAGGTATATTTGCTGCAGACGAGAAGTTGATGCCAGGTTATATTGGCGCGGCGGATGCGGATGGTGGATACCAGTTGGTGCGTGTTACTCGTGTCATGCCGACACCGGCTCCTGATGCGATGAAGTTGAAAGCTATGCAAGGTCAATTGGCAAATATTGTTGCTCAACAGGCCTTTTCAGACTATCTGGCAGGCTTGAGTCGTGTTGCCAAGATTGATATTAAAGCTGCGGCTATAGAAAAAACTGCCCAGTAA
- the lon gene encoding endopeptidase La, translated as MALLQDAEALTLPLLPLRDVVVFPHMVIPLFVGRAKSIKALEIAMEAGKSILLVAQKSASKDEPTPEDLYHIGSVATILQMLKLPDGTVKVLVEGNQRAKVLEYADLDSHFVGTVELVPNDDTTDDNEAEATRRALVTQFDQYVKLNKKIPPEILTSLVGIDEAGRLADTIAAHLPLKLEQKQDILEMFPVQARLEHLMSLLEGEIDILQVEKRIRGRVKRQMEKSQRDYYLNEQVKAIQKELGDGDEGVELEELEKRIKEARMSKDAEAKAESELKKLKMMSPMSAEAAVVRSYIETLISLPWKKKTKISKDLAKAEMILDKDHYGLEKVKERIVEYLAVQQRVEKLKGPILCLVGPPGVGKTSLGQSIAKATNRKFVRMALGGVRDESEIRGHRRTYIGSMPGKILQSMSKIGVRNPLFLLDEVDKMGQDFRGDPSSALLEVLDPEQNHTFADHYIEVDFDLSDVMFVATANTLNIPAPLLDRMEIIRLSGYTEDEKVSIAERYLVSKQMAANGLKPEECSISESALRDIVRYYTREAGVRNLDRDVAKICRKVVKALLTKTTKAGKITVTARNLDKYLGVRRFSYGVAEKYNQVGQVTGLAWTEVGGELLTIESVLLPGKGKMITTGQLGDVMQESIQAAMSVVRSRSQALGIPQDFYQKNDIHIHLPEGATPKDGPSAGIGICTALVSVLTGIPVRADVAMTGEITLRGEVLPIGGLKEKLLAAHRGGIKTVLIPEENVRDLVDIPENIKNKLDIQPVKWIDQVLKVVLERQPEPLAEVPVVAGEVVPAVAVPAEIVTTKH; from the coding sequence ATGGCCTTACTCCAAGACGCTGAAGCTTTAACACTGCCATTACTCCCGTTGCGTGACGTAGTGGTATTTCCTCATATGGTGATCCCATTGTTCGTGGGTCGCGCCAAATCAATAAAAGCACTTGAAATTGCCATGGAAGCCGGCAAGAGTATTCTGCTGGTTGCGCAGAAGTCCGCATCCAAAGATGAGCCTACACCTGAAGATTTGTATCATATCGGCAGTGTGGCAACCATATTGCAGATGCTGAAATTACCAGACGGCACCGTAAAAGTGCTGGTCGAAGGTAACCAGCGTGCAAAAGTGCTCGAATATGCTGATCTGGACAGTCATTTTGTCGGTACCGTTGAGCTGGTGCCAAATGATGATACGACTGATGATAATGAAGCTGAAGCCACGCGCAGAGCCTTGGTTACCCAGTTCGATCAGTATGTCAAACTCAATAAAAAAATACCCCCTGAAATTCTGACCTCATTGGTTGGTATCGATGAAGCTGGCCGTCTGGCGGATACTATAGCCGCGCATTTGCCACTCAAGCTTGAGCAGAAACAGGACATTCTTGAAATGTTCCCGGTGCAGGCGCGCCTCGAACATTTAATGAGCTTGCTCGAAGGCGAAATCGATATCCTGCAGGTGGAAAAACGTATTCGCGGACGTGTTAAGCGTCAAATGGAAAAGAGTCAGCGCGATTACTATTTGAATGAACAGGTTAAGGCGATCCAAAAAGAACTGGGTGATGGTGATGAAGGCGTAGAGCTGGAAGAGCTGGAAAAGCGCATTAAAGAAGCCAGAATGAGCAAGGATGCCGAGGCTAAGGCTGAGTCTGAGTTGAAGAAACTCAAGATGATGTCGCCTATGTCAGCTGAAGCTGCTGTGGTGCGTAGCTACATCGAAACCTTGATCAGCCTGCCGTGGAAGAAGAAAACCAAAATCAGTAAAGACTTGGCAAAAGCTGAGATGATTCTGGATAAGGACCATTACGGCCTGGAAAAAGTTAAAGAGCGAATAGTTGAATACCTTGCTGTGCAGCAACGGGTAGAAAAACTCAAAGGCCCGATTTTATGTCTGGTTGGGCCTCCTGGTGTGGGTAAGACCTCGCTAGGGCAGTCTATCGCTAAAGCCACAAATCGTAAGTTCGTGCGCATGGCTTTGGGTGGTGTGCGCGATGAATCAGAGATTCGCGGTCACCGCCGTACATACATTGGTTCTATGCCGGGCAAGATTTTGCAAAGCATGAGCAAGATAGGAGTGCGTAACCCGCTATTCTTGCTGGATGAAGTGGACAAAATGGGCCAGGATTTCCGTGGCGATCCGTCGTCAGCGCTGTTAGAGGTGCTGGATCCTGAACAAAACCACACTTTTGCGGATCACTACATCGAAGTGGATTTCGATCTGTCTGATGTGATGTTCGTAGCGACAGCCAATACATTGAATATTCCTGCGCCGCTGCTGGATCGTATGGAAATCATTCGTCTGTCGGGTTATACCGAAGATGAAAAAGTGAGTATTGCCGAACGTTATCTTGTTTCCAAGCAAATGGCTGCAAATGGATTAAAGCCGGAAGAGTGTTCTATTTCCGAAAGTGCGTTGCGCGACATAGTGCGGTATTACACGCGTGAGGCCGGGGTGCGTAACCTGGACCGTGATGTGGCAAAAATTTGCCGCAAGGTGGTAAAGGCATTGCTCACCAAAACAACCAAAGCTGGGAAGATTACAGTTACCGCGCGCAATCTGGATAAGTATTTGGGAGTGCGTCGCTTCAGTTACGGCGTGGCTGAGAAATACAATCAGGTTGGCCAGGTTACCGGTTTGGCTTGGACAGAAGTGGGGGGTGAACTGCTGACCATTGAAAGTGTGCTGTTGCCGGGTAAAGGTAAAATGATCACTACTGGCCAGTTGGGCGATGTGATGCAGGAATCGATACAGGCAGCCATGTCAGTGGTTCGTAGCAGATCCCAGGCATTAGGTATTCCGCAAGATTTTTATCAGAAGAATGATATTCACATTCACTTGCCTGAGGGTGCTACACCCAAGGATGGGCCAAGTGCGGGTATCGGCATCTGTACCGCACTGGTGTCGGTATTGACGGGTATACCTGTAAGGGCTGATGTTGCCATGACGGGTGAAATTACCTTGCGCGGCGAGGTCTTGCCTATCGGTGGTCTGAAAGAAAAGTTGTTGGCTGCACATCGCGGCGGTATCAAAACAGTGCTGATTCCAGAAGAAAATGTCCGTGATTTGGTCGATATACCTGAGAATATTAAAAACAAGCTGGATATTCAGCCTGTGAAATGGATTGATCAGGTATTGAAAGTGGTGCTGGAGCGTCAGCCGGAACCATTGGCCGAGGTTCCTGTGGTGGCTGGGGAAGTCGTTCCTGCAGTGGCAGTTCCAGCCGAAATTGTAACAACCAAGCATTAA
- a CDS encoding HU family DNA-binding protein produces the protein MNKSELIDAIAESADISKAAAGRALDATVAAVTASLKNGEMVTLVGFGSFYVGDRAERDGRNPQTGKAIKIKAAKVPKFRAGKTLKDAVN, from the coding sequence GTGAACAAATCTGAATTGATTGATGCTATCGCAGAATCAGCTGATATTTCCAAAGCTGCTGCTGGTCGTGCGTTAGATGCAACTGTTGCTGCTGTTACAGCATCATTGAAAAATGGTGAAATGGTTACTTTAGTTGGTTTTGGTTCTTTCTACGTAGGCGATCGTGCAGAGCGCGATGGTCGTAATCCCCAAACTGGTAAAGCCATCAAAATCAAAGCTGCGAAAGTTCCTAAATTTCGTGCTGGTAAAACATTGAAAGATGCTGTAAACTAG